From the genome of Pleuronectes platessa chromosome 12, fPlePla1.1, whole genome shotgun sequence:
AGTTTCCACTGAGCTTCTTCACAGtgcaacacaaccacaaactaCCCACCTCGCACACGTTTGTCTCTTTGTTCAATCAAGACGATTTCTGCCAGACTTTTGACTTCTGGGCCGACTTGTGTATAAAGGGCTCGTGCAGTGAGGCTTTGAACTCAAGTTTCTCTTGGTATTTGTTATGTACATATCGTGCCTGTGTTGAATGAGTGAGGCGGAAACCTGACTGACAGGTTGGACACAACACCAAACAGTTTCGGAGCTACAGCTAGAAATGACTAAGCAGCCTACGCTGAAGTGGTGCGGtcataaaaatgacacagaACTCAAAGAGTTTCTGCTTGAGTACGTTACAATGTAAGTGCCAAGATCCGTCATTGAATTCATCATGATCTGCAGGTGTATTCTCTTCCTATAAATCATAAGTCAAGCTATTAAGTTCCCCTCAaagaagaaacatttaaaaccagGACAGTGacggatacaaaaaaaaaaaaaaaaggagaagccTGCCACACCCATTTCAAACCAGTCGAAAACCCCCAATCAAAGCTGCTCCGAGTAAACAACAGGCTCAGTGCAAGTCACCTTTATCAAAGCAGCCATCAAACacgtctgagaggaggagaggtttgAGGGAAACTTTTTGTGTACTGTAATCATTTAAGCACACCAAGTGTTTAATGGTGACTTTATGTATCAGGTTTAAGTATCAGGGAGGAATTTCACAGCTTAGTGATTCCGATGTTACGGCTAAAAGCTCAACATGCTAATAAGAGCCTGCAGCCCGTTCCCTTCCCCCATACACTCCCACTGTAGTTTTCCACTGCATCTAAAGAAAGGCACAAAGTCCACTGACAAACCCGTGTCATGAAAAGAAACCTTCACCACATCCAAGTgtctttaaaacatattttattaaaaacaatccaTCAAACACACATTAGTAAGAAAGAAACTGTACAATCTAAGATATGGAAATTAAACCGATCAACACGTTCTAACATTAAAATGTGGCATGTGCCAAGCgtatttttaaaaagcacagGTATTTATGGCATGTAGATTGGACGACAAGTTCAACACTTTAcacaatttataaataaatggcGATACCGGTATTGCCAACGACGACATTGACAAACAGCAAGTTGATCCATCTACATTCCTCAAGTAAAAATGGTGAAAAGGGCACAATCCCACTGCAAAGGACGTCAATCCAAAAAGCTGATGTACAAAGCGGACTCTTCAAAAGTCTGCTGCTGCCATGAAGAGATTACATGGGGTCCATCTCTCTTTGCTGCATTacaggagggagcagaggaTAAAGGGTCGTTAAACTGCAGTTCTGTGGTACAACAAGGGACTTTTACACGAATTAACATGCAACATTATGAAGTTCCAGGACATTTATCTCACCTGAGTCTTGTTGTACTGCTGGCTCTGGCGCCTTCTGACAAAGAactgcaaagaaaaagaaaaaaaaaaaaaaaaaaaaaaaaatcaggataCATCGTCCAACAGGCTGCTATATCGACAACGTGCTTCAAAACCGAAGAGACAAACGTTCACTCACCAGGATCAGCAGGCCGGCAACCACagccagcaccaccaccacgatgACGGCGATGATCCCGCCCGACAGGTGCTGCATGGTGAAGGTCGGGGCCACCTCGTCCACGTAGTACACCAGGATGTTCTCCATCTCCAATTTCTGGCCGGCCACGATGGGCTCAAACTTGTCCTGGTTCTTGAACAGTGGCAGAACCTTCACCTACAGGAGGCGAGAAGAAGTAACAGTGTGAGTTTTAACAGGTAAAACCTTGTGGGGAATTGCAAAATACACAGTCAGTGTAAAGCTTCAACATACGTCCTTCTCCATGTAATAGGCCATCTGGGCCAGGTCAGGCTTGGCAACCCCCTTCGCCTTCTTCACATCCACCACAATCATGCGGGCTTTAGGGTCATACTACAAAATGACAGACAGGATTGTTAGTGTTGATCACTGTATAGAAATGTGAGGAAACTCCACGTAAACTTCCTGGAAAAATCACTCACCTGGATCTCGTCAACCAGCGTCTTGTCGAAGTTCTTGTAACGTTTGTGAATGGCGTCCGCGATGGCACTGTATCGAACACAAGGTTACAATGAGAAAAGACTGTTGTACGTTTGTGATtcaatgtgggggggggggggggggggggggggggctgtcaaaTACACTTACGCCTTCAACTGGTCAGCATCCACTGGGTTTGTTACCTCCTTGTGAGTCAGCTGAAGACGAACCCAGCTTGAAGGGAGATAAAACATTTCAGAGttgaacattttaacatttcattcCGACACGTGATCCACACCGACGAGGAGGAAGCTACTCACTAGGTCTCCACCAGCTTTTCACACTTGAGGGTCTTGTCTCCCTTGTCAGATCGCCGCACGCCAGCGCTGTTGACGCACCAGCACTCCTCGGTGTTGTTGCACTGCCTGGCCTTGAATTTGCCGTCGTTCTCGCAATCCGGGTCGTAGATGCCGTCGTTGTCCACGAAGGCGGTCTCGATTGGCTTTCCTCCCAGCGTACGCGTGTCCAGGCCCTTACTGGCACGGTAACTCTCGGCCTTCATCAGGAAACACTTTGGGATCACTAAAAAAttagagggggggagggggggacgcATGAGAAGGtatcaccaacaacaacaaaaacaataaagagtGGTGCTGTGTGAGGTAAAGCATGCGTTTGACCTCATTAATACTTACATGCAGTGCATTCCAGTTCCTGCTTTACGCCTGCGCCGACCAAGACGTTACACTTACACGGAACTCCATCGCAGGTGGCCCACTTCATAGTCTCGCATGAACCTGAGCACAAAGAACCAGGGTTAAATTCACATCTACACACAATcgacacaaaacaaacatcatgTCAGCATCAAGGAAGCTTCAGATACTATGTCCAGTGATTTGAGTTAACGACACATTATGTCACATAAATGGACAAAGGGCCTCTGGGAGGTTTAGTCAAAAGTATTAAAGAAGGGAACTTATGCAGAGGCAGGTTGTATACACAGGCCTATAAACACTAGTGCAGCAGGTAGACAAGCAGGTTTACTGAGCACCTGGGCGTtggtttccacacacacacacacacttcctcaaaGAGCGGGCAGATCCTCCCCACCCCCACTCAACGATACCAACTGCGTCCCTCAGATAAACAGACTTCAATCCCACTTTCATCGATTTAAACTCGACCATTAAGTCACTTCCCAGCACCGACTGGCGCGCCGGGgtcagagaggagatgaaatgTTAACTGCAGAGATCTTAAAATGTCACCTAAATATTTCCGCCTGTTACCCAA
Proteins encoded in this window:
- the epcam gene encoding epithelial cell adhesion molecule, with protein sequence MKMWIVLVLAAMAAGASAQSCSCETMKWATCDGVPCKCNVLVGAGVKQELECTALIPKCFLMKAESYRASKGLDTRTLGGKPIETAFVDNDGIYDPDCENDGKFKARQCNNTEECWCVNSAGVRRSDKGDKTLKCEKLVETYWVRLQLTHKEVTNPVDADQLKAAIADAIHKRYKNFDKTLVDEIQYDPKARMIVVDVKKAKGVAKPDLAQMAYYMEKDVKVLPLFKNQDKFEPIVAGQKLEMENILVYYVDEVAPTFTMQHLSGGIIAVIVVVVLAVVAGLLILFFVRRRQSQQYNKTQQREMDPM